Proteins from a single region of Allocatelliglobosispora scoriae:
- a CDS encoding DUF4190 domain-containing protein: MTHPQPPSDPYGQPYQPEQAPYQPYGAPPPQDPYAVPPQQPYGAPAYGPPAYGTPPYGSPQNYPDTGQQQYGAPVSPYPQYGEPQQPYLAAPAPYQPVAPLQNPKVNGFAIASLIFGICGGLLFSTIFGIIALVQIKRHGGRGKGMAVAGLVLTVLWVAVIGVGVALSANYTPTTSTPTSARNSAGAVTTPGTVKLTTLKKGDCIDTSKIQEGVEFSTVPAVPCNQPHDAEIYAIFSLTGSTWPGDAKVADLAETGCTTRMKTFLPSKSAQAKYDIFFIHPAESGWIRGDRSVSCLATALPGKKLNAPIKP, from the coding sequence GTGACCCACCCTCAGCCGCCGTCGGACCCCTACGGCCAGCCTTACCAGCCGGAGCAGGCGCCGTACCAGCCGTACGGTGCGCCACCGCCCCAGGACCCCTACGCCGTGCCGCCGCAGCAGCCATACGGCGCACCGGCGTACGGCCCGCCGGCATACGGCACCCCGCCCTACGGCTCGCCGCAGAACTACCCCGACACCGGCCAGCAGCAGTACGGTGCACCGGTCTCGCCCTACCCGCAGTACGGCGAGCCCCAGCAGCCCTACCTGGCAGCACCGGCCCCCTACCAGCCGGTCGCTCCCCTGCAGAACCCGAAGGTCAACGGTTTCGCGATCGCCTCGCTGATCTTCGGCATCTGCGGCGGCCTGCTCTTCAGCACGATCTTCGGCATCATCGCGCTGGTCCAGATCAAGCGCCACGGCGGCCGGGGCAAGGGCATGGCCGTGGCCGGCCTCGTCCTCACCGTCCTCTGGGTGGCCGTGATCGGCGTCGGTGTCGCGCTCAGCGCCAACTACACCCCCACCACCTCCACCCCGACCTCGGCCCGCAACAGCGCCGGTGCGGTGACCACTCCCGGCACCGTGAAGCTGACGACCCTCAAGAAGGGCGACTGCATCGACACCAGCAAGATCCAGGAGGGCGTGGAGTTCTCGACGGTCCCGGCCGTGCCGTGCAACCAGCCGCACGACGCCGAGATCTACGCCATCTTCTCCCTCACCGGCTCGACCTGGCCCGGCGACGCCAAGGTGGCCGATCTCGCCGAGACCGGCTGCACGACCAGGATGAAGACCTTCCTGCCGTCGAAGTCGGCGCAGGCCAAGTACGACATCTTCTTCATCCACCCGGCCGAGTCCGGCTGGATCCGCGGCGACCGCAGCGTCTCCTGCCTCGCGACCGCGCTGCCCGGCAAGAAGCTCAACGCGCCGATCAAGCCGTAG
- a CDS encoding trimeric intracellular cation channel family protein, whose protein sequence is MDPSELLVIGDLIGVAVFAASGASAGVAKRLDMFGVVFVGFVAALGGGIFRDLVIDTAPLAFTDWRYPVTAAVASLLTFRFHPQLDKLRKSVLLLDAAGLALFTVTGTLKGLHAPLPAVGACLIGMLSAIGGGLGRDLLTAEIPAVLRHEIYALAALIGAVAVAGLVWLNLDSLPTLVGAAVIVFAIRVVALRRKWSAPVPRVG, encoded by the coding sequence GTGGACCCCAGCGAGCTGCTCGTCATCGGCGACCTCATCGGCGTCGCGGTCTTCGCCGCCTCCGGCGCCTCGGCCGGTGTCGCGAAGCGCCTCGACATGTTCGGCGTGGTCTTCGTCGGGTTCGTCGCGGCGCTCGGCGGCGGGATCTTCCGCGACCTCGTCATCGACACCGCGCCGCTCGCCTTCACCGACTGGCGATACCCGGTCACGGCGGCCGTCGCCTCGCTGCTCACCTTCCGCTTCCACCCGCAGCTCGACAAGCTGCGCAAGTCGGTACTGCTGCTCGACGCCGCCGGGCTCGCCCTCTTCACCGTCACCGGCACGCTCAAGGGCCTGCACGCGCCGCTGCCCGCCGTCGGCGCCTGCCTCATCGGCATGCTCAGCGCCATCGGCGGGGGGCTCGGCCGGGACCTGCTCACCGCCGAGATCCCGGCCGTGTTGCGACACGAGATCTATGCCCTCGCCGCGCTCATCGGCGCGGTCGCCGTGGCCGGGCTCGTCTGGCTGAATCTGGACAGCCTGCCGACCCTGGTCGGTGCCGCGGTGATCGTCTTCGCCATCCGCGTGGTGGCGCTGCGCCGGAAGTGGTCAGCACCGGTGCCGCGTGTAGGCTAG
- a CDS encoding DEAD/DEAH box helicase has protein sequence MPPALPTLDTFPPLRAWQRRAMVEYLRRRSPDFLAVATPGAGKTTFALRLASELLLDGTIERITVVAPTEHLKAQWSKAAASVGIQLDSNFRNGDGYASSDFHGVVVTYAQVGMGPQIHRRMTFTKPTLVILDEIHHAGDSRSWGDGVKAAFEPAVRRLMLTGTPFRSDDNPIPFVNYERHASDGLPRSRSDSTYGYADALADGVVRPVIFLAYSGETRWRTSAGDELAVRLGEPMTQDIVAQAWRTALDPTGDWMPQVLRAADNRLSVIRAGGMSDAGALVIATDQTSARAYARQLETITGEKAVVVLSDDTGSSGRIAEFTHSTARWMVAVRMVSEGVDIPRLAVGVYATSASTPLFFAQAIGRFVRARRPGETASVFLPSVPHLLGLAAEMEAQRDHVLGAPKQKEGFDDDLLERAQRSEQAGDELTRKIESLSATAELDQVIFDGTSFGLPTLSGTAEEEEFLGLPGLLSSEQVAALLSKRQQEQAAAARRSRAAAGSAEPDRREVVRDMSAAERRVHLRRQLNALVASHHHRTGLPHGKIHAELRSKCGGPPSAQATIEQLEERIATIQSF, from the coding sequence TTGCCGCCCGCGTTGCCCACACTGGACACCTTCCCGCCGCTGCGGGCCTGGCAGCGCCGTGCGATGGTCGAATACCTACGGCGGCGCAGCCCCGACTTCCTCGCGGTCGCGACGCCCGGCGCCGGTAAGACGACCTTCGCCCTGCGCCTCGCCAGCGAGCTGCTGCTCGACGGCACGATCGAGCGCATCACGGTCGTCGCGCCCACCGAGCACCTCAAGGCGCAGTGGTCCAAGGCCGCGGCCTCGGTCGGCATCCAGCTCGACTCCAACTTCCGCAACGGCGACGGGTACGCCTCCAGCGACTTCCACGGCGTCGTCGTCACCTATGCCCAGGTCGGGATGGGTCCGCAGATCCACCGGCGGATGACCTTCACGAAGCCGACCCTGGTGATCCTCGACGAGATCCACCATGCGGGTGACTCGCGTTCCTGGGGTGACGGGGTCAAGGCGGCGTTCGAGCCGGCCGTCCGGCGCCTGATGCTGACCGGGACGCCCTTCCGCTCCGACGACAACCCGATCCCGTTCGTCAACTACGAGCGGCACGCCTCCGACGGGCTGCCCCGGTCCCGCTCCGACAGCACCTACGGCTACGCCGACGCGCTCGCCGACGGGGTCGTCCGGCCGGTCATCTTCCTCGCCTACTCCGGGGAGACCCGGTGGCGGACGAGCGCCGGTGACGAGCTCGCGGTCCGGCTGGGCGAGCCGATGACCCAGGACATCGTCGCCCAGGCCTGGCGGACGGCGCTCGACCCGACCGGCGACTGGATGCCCCAGGTGCTCCGTGCGGCCGACAACCGCCTCTCGGTGATCCGGGCGGGCGGGATGTCCGACGCCGGCGCCCTCGTCATCGCCACCGACCAGACCTCGGCCCGGGCCTACGCCCGCCAGCTCGAAACCATCACCGGTGAGAAGGCCGTGGTGGTCCTCTCGGACGACACCGGCTCCTCGGGGCGGATCGCCGAGTTCACGCACTCCACGGCCCGCTGGATGGTCGCGGTGCGGATGGTGTCCGAGGGGGTCGACATCCCCCGGCTCGCCGTCGGCGTCTACGCCACCAGCGCCTCCACGCCGCTCTTCTTCGCCCAGGCGATCGGCCGCTTCGTCCGGGCCCGCCGGCCGGGGGAGACCGCCAGCGTCTTCCTGCCCAGCGTCCCGCACCTGCTCGGCCTTGCCGCCGAGATGGAGGCCCAGCGCGACCACGTGCTCGGCGCCCCCAAGCAGAAGGAGGGCTTCGACGACGATCTCCTGGAGCGTGCTCAGCGCTCCGAGCAGGCCGGGGACGAGCTCACCCGCAAGATCGAGTCACTGTCCGCCACCGCCGAGCTGGACCAGGTCATCTTCGACGGCACGTCCTTCGGCCTGCCCACCCTCTCCGGTACGGCCGAGGAGGAGGAGTTCCTCGGCCTGCCCGGGCTGCTCTCCTCCGAGCAGGTCGCGGCGCTGCTCAGCAAGCGCCAGCAGGAGCAGGCGGCGGCGGCTCGCCGGTCACGGGCGGCGGCGGGTTCGGCCGAGCCCGATCGGCGGGAGGTCGTGCGGGACATGTCGGCCGCGGAGCGGCGGGTGCACCTGCGGCGGCAGCTCAACGCGCTGGTCGCGTCGCACCACCACCGGACCGGGCTGCCGCACGGCAAGATCCATGCGGAGCTGCGGAGCAAGTGCGGCGGGCCGCCGAGCGCGCAGGCGACGATCGAGCAGTTGGAAGAGCGGATCGCGACGATCCAGTCGTTCTGA
- a CDS encoding DUF7455 domain-containing protein encodes MTATLTPPSETATAPAADERCDRCNAAGKLRIVMAGGGELVFCGHHANKYAEDLVKITVTAAADADFVWRGTELMSSN; translated from the coding sequence ATGACCGCGACCCTCACGCCGCCGTCGGAGACGGCGACCGCTCCAGCCGCTGATGAACGGTGCGACCGCTGCAACGCGGCGGGCAAGCTGCGCATCGTAATGGCTGGTGGGGGCGAATTGGTGTTCTGCGGACACCACGCGAACAAGTACGCCGAAGATCTTGTAAAGATCACCGTTACGGCGGCAGCTGACGCAGACTTCGTCTGGCGCGGCACAGAATTGATGTCGTCTAACTAA